A window from Candidatus Rickettsiella viridis encodes these proteins:
- a CDS encoding cytochrome ubiquinol oxidase subunit I produces MIIDTTLLSRAQFGFTIGFHILFPTLNIGLALFLSIMEGLWLKTGKPVYLKICQFWTKIFALTFGMGVVSGIVLAYELGTNFGPFIHIAGGVLGALFAYEVLSAFFLEAGFLGVMLFGWDKVSPKLHYTATLLVMLGTTISAFWILAANSWMQTPAGFHVEAGKYVVDNWWAVIFNPSMLPSFFHMLMASYLTTCFAVAGVSAWYLLKQQHIELAKTCFSFALGAAIILAPVQILLGDMVGLKVQKYQPLKTAAIEANWQTQKGAPLILFAIPDVKHAKNLYEISIPKLASLINTHHWDGTLIGLKSVPAKDRPVIESTFWMFRVMVGIGLLFFLVALIALWLTIRGRLFHYRSFYRFCVAIAPLGFLSTIAGWVTTESGRQPWIAYHLIRTSQGASTVPMHQVVISLILLVTVYGIVFSFYLFYLFKVIRKGPAPLPHESITDVITESPFKYMAPEVK; encoded by the coding sequence ATGATTATCGATACCACTTTACTGTCCCGTGCACAATTTGGGTTTACGATAGGTTTTCATATCTTGTTCCCTACGCTCAATATTGGTTTAGCGCTCTTTTTGTCGATCATGGAAGGTTTGTGGTTAAAAACCGGCAAACCAGTTTATTTAAAAATTTGCCAATTCTGGACAAAGATATTTGCATTGACCTTTGGTATGGGCGTGGTTTCAGGTATTGTTTTAGCCTATGAGCTAGGAACTAACTTTGGGCCTTTTATCCATATAGCCGGAGGTGTGTTAGGTGCTTTATTTGCTTATGAAGTATTAAGCGCATTTTTTTTAGAAGCCGGCTTTTTAGGCGTTATGTTATTTGGTTGGGATAAAGTGAGTCCTAAGCTGCATTATACAGCGACTTTGTTAGTGATGCTGGGTACTACTATTTCTGCTTTTTGGATTTTAGCAGCTAATTCTTGGATGCAAACACCAGCCGGGTTCCACGTTGAAGCGGGGAAATATGTGGTAGACAATTGGTGGGCGGTTATATTTAACCCTTCAATGTTACCCAGCTTTTTTCATATGTTGATGGCCTCCTATTTGACAACGTGTTTTGCTGTTGCCGGGGTGTCAGCTTGGTATTTATTAAAGCAACAACATATTGAACTAGCGAAAACTTGTTTTTCGTTCGCGTTAGGGGCGGCCATTATTCTTGCGCCAGTACAAATTTTATTAGGTGATATGGTTGGACTAAAAGTTCAAAAATATCAACCACTTAAAACGGCAGCGATAGAAGCAAATTGGCAAACACAAAAAGGCGCACCTTTAATTTTATTTGCTATTCCTGATGTTAAGCACGCTAAAAATCTCTATGAAATTAGTATTCCAAAGCTAGCCAGTCTTATTAATACTCACCACTGGGATGGTACTTTAATCGGCTTAAAGAGTGTGCCTGCTAAAGATAGACCTGTCATAGAATCTACTTTCTGGATGTTCCGTGTCATGGTAGGGATTGGTTTATTATTTTTCTTAGTGGCCTTGATAGCCTTGTGGTTAACCATTCGCGGTCGGCTTTTCCATTATCGAAGTTTTTATCGTTTTTGTGTTGCTATAGCGCCATTAGGATTTTTGAGTACGATTGCAGGTTGGGTAACAACCGAGTCTGGGCGCCAACCTTGGATTGCCTATCATTTAATTCGTACTTCACAGGGCGCGTCTACGGTTCCTATGCACCAAGTTGTTATCTCCTTGATTTTATTGGTTACCGTCTATGGCATCGTGTTCAGTTTTTATTTGTTTTATCTCTTTAAAGTGATACGTAAAGGGCCAGCCCCTTTACCGCATGAGTCAATCACGGATGTTATTACAGAATCTCCCTTTAAATACATGGCGCCTGAGGTTAAATAG
- a CDS encoding 2'-5' RNA ligase family protein: MSTHDPLRLFFAIELNKELRDALSKLIDELKHEPWGNRVRWVHPDNLHVTLRFLGPAEPSLIAALAEGTHKAIKKLSLFYCYYIIFVSSRPPRHLVLLRLISFLLRSFLSWPIT, encoded by the coding sequence TTGAGCACTCATGATCCTTTACGTTTATTTTTCGCCATTGAACTAAACAAAGAGCTGCGCGACGCTTTATCTAAACTGATTGATGAGTTAAAACATGAACCTTGGGGAAATCGTGTTAGATGGGTACACCCAGACAATCTACATGTTACCTTGCGTTTTCTAGGTCCCGCCGAACCTTCTCTTATAGCCGCACTTGCCGAGGGCACACACAAAGCCATAAAAAAATTAAGCCTTTTTTACTGCTATTACATAATATTCGTTTCTTCCCGTCCCCCACGGCACCTCGTGCTATTGCGGCTGATATCATTCCTACTGCGGAGCTTTTTGAGCTGGCCTATTACTTAG
- a CDS encoding 2'-5' RNA ligase family protein — MLLHNIRFFPSPTAPRAIAADIIPTAELFELAYYLEEVARSLGFSPETKPYLPHLTLGRIVHHHTSNIREELKLNASAMLVDKIVLFDSKKTEYNQIYTSLASIPFQTATATV; from the coding sequence CTGCTATTACATAATATTCGTTTCTTCCCGTCCCCCACGGCACCTCGTGCTATTGCGGCTGATATCATTCCTACTGCGGAGCTTTTTGAGCTGGCCTATTACTTAGAAGAAGTAGCAAGAAGTTTAGGGTTCTCGCCGGAAACAAAACCTTACCTACCTCATTTAACATTAGGTCGAATTGTTCACCACCATACCTCTAATATACGAGAAGAACTTAAATTAAACGCTAGTGCTATGCTAGTAGATAAAATTGTATTATTTGATAGTAAAAAAACGGAATATAACCAAATATACACATCCCTTGCATCTATTCCATTTCAAACAGCCACAGCAACGGTATAG
- the murU gene encoding N-acetylmuramate alpha-1-phosphate uridylyltransferase MurU, with product MKAMILAAGRGSRMRPLTDEIPKPLLPIANKPFIVHQLLKLADAGLKDIVINVSYRAKQIIDALGNGHHYGVNLEYSFEPSALETGGGICQALPFLGEDPFLVISADIWTEYPLEKLSQHKLGSAQAHLILVDNPNFHPKGDFHLLPNKLLDLNGFPKFTFANLGIYHPDLFKDCKPQTFPLSDIFHKRINEKKITGEHYRGSWFNVGTLSELTRLDSYLKQENK from the coding sequence ATGAAAGCCATGATACTTGCCGCGGGTCGAGGCTCGCGCATGCGGCCTTTAACAGATGAAATACCCAAACCCTTACTTCCGATTGCAAATAAACCTTTTATTGTGCATCAATTACTAAAGCTAGCCGACGCGGGCCTAAAAGATATTGTGATTAATGTTTCTTATCGCGCAAAACAAATCATAGATGCTTTAGGGAACGGACATCATTATGGTGTAAATCTAGAATACTCCTTTGAACCCTCTGCGCTTGAAACAGGCGGGGGAATTTGCCAAGCACTGCCTTTTTTAGGTGAAGATCCTTTTCTTGTCATCAGTGCAGATATCTGGACAGAGTACCCACTAGAAAAGTTATCACAACATAAACTTGGTTCAGCTCAAGCACATCTCATTTTAGTCGATAATCCCAATTTTCATCCCAAAGGCGATTTTCACCTTTTACCAAATAAATTATTGGATTTGAACGGATTCCCTAAATTTACCTTTGCTAACCTTGGTATTTATCATCCTGATCTTTTTAAAGACTGCAAACCCCAGACCTTTCCACTATCCGATATATTCCATAAACGCATTAATGAAAAAAAAATAACCGGTGAACACTATCGGGGTAGCTGGTTTAATGTTGGAACATTGAGTGAATTAACACGTCTTGATAGCTACCTGAAGCAGGAAAATAAATAG
- the dapA gene encoding 4-hydroxy-tetrahydrodipicolinate synthase encodes MFHGSMVALLTPMRENGDIDYLCLRHLVDWHVAQGTDAILVMGTTGEPATLSAEEKENVIKTVVEQVHGRIPVIAGTGTNSTQSSIDQTRKAMEIGVQACLLVTPYYNCPTQEGLYQHYRSIAEKVPIPQILYNIPKRTGVDLLPETVSRLAGIANIVGIKEGRPACAKAIIEYCGTNIDIYSGDDNAALEIIRLGGKGVVSVLANLLPKAVHELCETARNADWDKEEALEQQLRPFYGDLFVETNPIPVKWLAAEHKLIPTPHLRLPLTTLSSEQQTNLKPLLNRLTTFT; translated from the coding sequence ATGTTTCATGGCAGTATGGTCGCATTGTTAACGCCTATGCGTGAAAATGGAGATATTGATTATCTCTGTTTACGTCATTTGGTTGATTGGCATGTTGCACAAGGTACAGATGCTATTCTCGTGATGGGAACGACTGGCGAGCCTGCGACACTGAGCGCCGAAGAGAAAGAAAACGTTATTAAAACGGTTGTAGAACAAGTTCATGGCCGTATTCCTGTTATTGCGGGTACTGGGACAAATTCTACGCAAAGTAGTATTGACCAAACGCGAAAGGCTATGGAAATAGGGGTTCAAGCGTGTTTGCTAGTAACGCCTTACTATAATTGTCCCACTCAAGAAGGTCTTTACCAGCATTACCGTTCAATTGCTGAAAAAGTACCTATTCCACAGATTCTTTATAATATCCCAAAGCGCACGGGCGTTGATTTGTTGCCTGAAACGGTTTCTAGGCTTGCGGGTATTGCTAACATTGTGGGGATAAAAGAAGGGCGACCTGCTTGTGCCAAGGCTATTATTGAATATTGCGGTACCAATATTGATATTTATAGTGGTGATGATAATGCCGCATTAGAAATTATACGTTTGGGTGGCAAAGGGGTTGTTTCAGTATTAGCTAATTTACTGCCCAAGGCAGTGCACGAGCTTTGTGAGACCGCAAGAAATGCAGATTGGGACAAGGAGGAAGCATTAGAGCAACAACTTCGGCCTTTTTACGGGGATTTATTTGTGGAAACAAATCCCATTCCAGTTAAATGGTTAGCAGCAGAACATAAACTAATTCCAACCCCGCATCTGCGTTTACCGTTGACGACCTTATCATCGGAGCAGCAAACAAATTTAAAACCGTTGCTAAACCGCCTGACGACTTTTACTTAA
- a CDS encoding aminoglycoside phosphotransferase family protein: MPTATNKLNTLKSWLETACSLRDFELQPLVNEASFRQYFRVQMNNNSHIVMFAPPDKEDITAFISIAKDFTGQGINAPEILNYHLEQGLILLSDLGNDLYLNLLNTETADGLYTRALAVIPQIQACEPKLANHQPLGLFDEKFIRTELNLFPDWFLSKHLKLNITAQFSASLEKIFQLLITSALKQPRVCVHRDYHSRNLLLIDKKKVGILDFQDAIYGPITYDAVSLLRDAYIDWPEPHVEKWALNFRDMLLPKHSLSSEEFIRWFDLIGVQRHLKVLGIFARLCYRDNKPQYLASTDRLLRYLQQVCEKYPELIELKHLLPNIHNKLSET, encoded by the coding sequence ATGCCTACTGCTACGAACAAATTAAACACGCTAAAAAGCTGGTTAGAGACAGCGTGTTCACTACGCGACTTCGAATTACAACCCTTAGTCAATGAAGCAAGTTTTCGCCAATACTTTCGAGTGCAGATGAATAATAACAGCCATATTGTCATGTTTGCGCCTCCCGATAAAGAAGATATAACCGCATTTATCTCAATTGCTAAAGACTTCACTGGCCAGGGCATCAACGCACCAGAAATTCTTAACTATCATCTAGAACAGGGGCTTATCCTATTAAGTGACCTAGGGAATGATCTGTATTTAAACCTATTAAATACAGAAACCGCGGATGGCTTATACACACGTGCTCTAGCTGTTATTCCCCAAATCCAAGCTTGTGAGCCAAAACTAGCTAATCATCAACCCTTAGGCTTATTTGACGAAAAATTTATTCGTACTGAATTAAACTTATTTCCCGATTGGTTTTTAAGCAAGCACCTAAAACTGAACATAACAGCTCAGTTTAGCGCTTCGCTTGAAAAAATTTTTCAATTATTGATTACTTCCGCTCTTAAACAACCTCGTGTCTGTGTGCATCGGGATTATCATTCACGTAATTTATTATTAATCGATAAAAAAAAAGTAGGTATATTAGATTTTCAAGATGCGATCTATGGTCCTATTACTTATGATGCCGTTTCTTTACTACGAGACGCTTATATTGATTGGCCAGAACCCCACGTTGAAAAGTGGGCATTAAATTTTCGCGATATGCTACTACCCAAGCATTCGCTTTCTAGCGAAGAATTTATTCGCTGGTTTGATTTAATAGGCGTGCAACGACATTTAAAAGTGTTAGGTATTTTTGCACGCCTTTGTTATCGAGATAATAAACCCCAATACCTTGCTAGCACAGACCGCCTTCTACGCTACTTGCAACAGGTCTGTGAAAAATACCCTGAGCTCATTGAATTAAAACACTTATTACCCAATATCCACAATAAACTGAGCGAGACATAA